A region of Streptomyces cinnamoneus DNA encodes the following proteins:
- a CDS encoding PadR family transcriptional regulator, with protein sequence MALEHAILVSLLEKPGSGYELARRFERSIGYFWTATHQQIYRVLKRMVGDGWIDVHEVAQQGRPDKKEYSVAAPGREALSQWLHEPVEPESIRHDLAVKIRGAAFDDPAVLIREVERHHRVHSERLAHYLAGERRDFTGPGAAGTLDAGRELQHVVLRGGIAYERMTLDWLDDVLATLHRIHGPEAGG encoded by the coding sequence ATGGCGCTCGAGCACGCGATCCTCGTCTCCCTGCTGGAGAAGCCGGGCTCCGGCTATGAGCTGGCCCGGCGGTTCGAACGGTCCATCGGTTACTTCTGGACCGCCACCCACCAGCAGATCTACCGCGTCCTGAAGCGGATGGTCGGCGACGGCTGGATCGACGTCCACGAGGTGGCCCAGCAGGGCCGGCCGGACAAGAAGGAGTACTCCGTCGCGGCCCCCGGGCGGGAGGCCCTCTCCCAGTGGCTGCACGAGCCGGTCGAACCGGAGAGCATCCGGCACGACCTGGCCGTGAAGATCCGCGGTGCGGCCTTCGACGACCCGGCCGTGCTGATCCGCGAGGTCGAGCGGCACCACCGGGTGCACAGCGAGCGCCTCGCCCACTACCTGGCGGGCGAACGGCGCGACTTCACCGGGCCCGGTGCCGCCGGCACGCTCGACGCCGGGCGGGAGCTGCAGCACGTCGTCCTGCGCGGCGGCATCGCCTACGAGCGGATGACGCTCGACTGGCTCGACGACGTCCTCGCCACCCTCCACCGCATCCACGGGCCGGAGGCGGGCGGCTGA